The genomic window GCGAAATCCCAGGCGCGCTTCAAGCTGCTTGATCTGCTGGCTGATGGCGCCGGTGGTGACATGCAGTTCCTCCGCCGCGCGGGTGAAAGAAAGGTGCCGGGCGCTAACGCTGAATACCTTGAGCCAGGCATGGGTCTGGGCATTGAGATGTCGGTTCATGGTTTAGTTTTACTAAATCAAGGAAGAGATATTTTCGATTGTACTGACCTGCGTATCCCACCAACAATAGCGCATAAGCCTGAGTAAGGCCGATAAAATAACAGATGCTTTAGTAAAATTAACCTATAACGATAATGTTGTCTTAATGGCGATGCTTGATGTCGCCTGGGGGTAAGCAGAATGTCAATCAGTGTGTTCGATCTGTTCAAGATTGGGGTAGGGCCATCAAGCTCGCATACCGTTGGGCCAATGCGGGCGGCCTTTGATTTTCTGGCTGAACTGCGCGTTCAGCAGGTGTTGCCCCAGGTGGCAAGGGTCGAAGTGCAGCTATACGGCTCGCTATCTGCCACTGGCATCGGGCATGGCACCGACCGGGCGGTGATCATGGGGTTGATGGGGGAGCGCCCTGACGAGATTGATCCAAACGTCATCAGCCCACGTATCGAAACCCTGCTGGAAACCCAGACACTGCTGCTCGACAACCGGTTGGCCATCGCCTTTGATTGGCTCAGGGATATGCAGTTGCATGATGAGTGTCTGCCTCATCATCCCAATGCCATGCGCCTGATTGCCCACGGTGCCAAGGGGGAGCTGCATCGCAATACCTATTACTCCGTGGGAGGGGGCTTTGTGGTGGATGAAGCCCAGGCTCGCGAAGGCGTGCTGGATAGCGATACCACCGTGCTGCCCTATGATTTCAACTCCGCCGCTGAGCTTATGGCACTGTGCCAGCAGCATGGCCTGAGCATCAGTGAGCTAATGCTCGAAAACGAAAAGGCCTGGCGTGGCGAAGCGCAGGTGCGAGCCGGGCTATGGGATATCTGGCGAGCCATGCAGAACTGCGTTGAGGCCGGGTTGCAAAGCACTGAAAGTATCCTGCCGGGAGGCTTGAACGTCAGGCGCCGGGCCGCCAGCCTGCATCGGCGGCTGGAGATTTTTGAGGATAACCCCAGCCTGATTACCTCAACGTTTTCGGCCATGGATTGGGTCAACGTCTTTGCCCTGGCGGTTAACGAAGAGAATGCCGCGGGTGGGCGCATGGTCACTGCTCCCACCAATGGGGCCGCAGGCATCATCCCTGCGGTGCTGCATTACTATATGAAATTCCAGCCGGATGCCTGTGAACGCAATGTGGTGGATTTTCTGCTGGCGGCCGGGGCCGTGGGGATCCTGTGCAAGAAAAACGCGTCGATTTCCGGTGCCGAGGTGGGCTGTCAGGGAGAAGTAGGCTCGGCCTGTGCCATGGCCGCTGCTGGGCTGGCCGAGGTTATGGGTGGCAGCGTGGGACAAGTGGAAAACGCCGCTGAAATTGGTCTTGAGCATAACCTGGGGCTGACTTGCGACCCGGTAGGGGGGCTGGTGCAGGTGCCGTGTATTGAGCGTAATGCGATCGCTTCCGTCAAGGCCATCAATGCTGCCCAGATGGCGCTACGCGGCGACGGTGAGCACTTTATTTCCCTGGATAAGGCGATTCGCACCATGCGCGATACCGGCCGCGATATGCAGGACAAATACAAGGAAACCTCCAAAGGAGGTCTGGCGGTCAATGCCATTGAATGCTGATTAGGGGCTGCTGACAGCGCGCCGGGCAGAGAAAAATCTCGTCCGGCGTTTCTTTTTTAGCTAAGTTTGAGAGCGACGCTCGTATATTCAAAAACGACACTTGCCGGGCTGTGAAGGGCTGAAAGATTAATTAGTGGAAAATGCGTATGTCAAAATACGACATAAGCGTTACATTCGAGCTAGGGTCTGTTGACGTTTACTCACGGCCGCGACAGAGACCCTTTTGGTGCAGAGCAAGGCGTGAGGAGCGTGGTTGGGTGGTTCCCAATTAGCGACGAACAACGCAGGGCTGTGCCAAAAGGGCCCTGTCCCTTCGGGTTGCGCGCCAAAGAACGCCATGCGGCGTTGCGCCACTCGGTAAGGGCACCACCATTGCCGTCGTGTCGCGCCTTGCCTGACGCCCTTTGGCGCAGCAACGCGGTTCGCGATGAAACGTCAACAGACCCTAGGGCTTGCCTTTCAGCGACAGACCACCCTCAGGCCAGGTCGCAGAAAGACAGATAACAGATACAAAAAGAAAATCGCTAAAGCGATGGGTGGCTGAGAGGAGATTCAACCATGACAACAAACAAAGAGAGGGCTTGCGCGCCTGCGGTACAGACCATTGGTTTTTTACTGTTGGATAATTTTACCCTGATTTCACTGGCATCAGCCATTGAGCCACTGCGCATGGCGAATCAGTTGGCGGGGCGCGAGCTTTATCGCTGGTTCACAATCAGCCTGGATGGCACCACGGTGAGCGCCAGCGATGGCTTGAAAACCGTGCCGGATGCCAGTACCTCAACGCCGCTGGCGCTGGATATGGTCATCGTCTGCGGAGGCGTAGGGCCTAGTCGTAGTGTGCAGCGTGAGCATCTCAACTGGCTGCAGTCCCAGGCGCGGGCATCGCGGCGTTTGGGCGCTGTGTGTACTGGTAGCTGGGCGCTGGCCAAGGCCGGGTTGCTGGATGGCTACGAAACCAGCGTCCACTGGGAATGCCTGGCGGCCATGCAGGAGGCCTTCCCACGGGTGGCGCTGTCCACTCGCCTGTTTACCATCGACCGCGACCGGGCAACGGCGTCTGGCGGCGCTGCGCCGCTGGATATGATGCTTAACCTGATCGGGCGTGACCATGGCCGTGAACTGTCGGCCGGTATTTCCGAGATGTTTATCTGCGAACGGGTACGCGGCGAGCAGGATCTGCAGCGGGTGCCGCTCAAGCATGTGCTGGGTACGACCCAGCCCAAACTGCTGGAAATTGTCGCCCTGATGGAAGCCAATCTTGAGGAGCCGATTGGCCTGGACGAGCTGGCGCAATACGTCAGCGTTTCGCGCCGCCAGCTGGAGCGCCTTTTCCAGAAATACCTGCACTGTTCGCCCTCGCGTTACTACCTCAAGTTACGCCTGACCCGTGCCCGCCAGCTGCTCAAGCAGACCTCCATGCCGATTATCGAAGTGGCCACGGCCTGCGGTTTTGTTTCCACGCCGCACTTTTCCAAGTGCTACCGCGAGTTCTTTGGCATCCCACCGCGGGATGAGCGCCTGGGGATCAATGGCCGAGCACCGGCGAAGTCGGTGATGGAAATGGCAGCTCTCGATTCTGCCCGTCATGATGAGCCTACATCACCGGTTTCCAGCGCTGTGTTGGCATTGGCCCAGGCTCAGGGAGAGCCGACCTATGCCAGCGTCCGGCTGTTATAGCCAAGAGCAGGCCTGCTGTTCTGGCGGTCCGTTAGCCGCGCCTTATGCAAATAGGGCGCGGTTAATTTTTAGTGCAATTTAAATAATTTCCCAGGCGTATCGCAATTGCGACACCGCTGACGTTTTTGGAATTCCACCTGTCGTTTTCAAACGCCGTCGTAAAGGTGGGGGGCGCTATGCTGCCGACACATTAATTTCATAGATCTTTTTATAGACGTGTTGGAGTATCGCCATGACCTCGCGTGAATTACACGATGACAGCATCATTATTGATGGCCTGGTAATTGCCAAATGGAACCGTGAACTGCTTGAAGATATGCGCCGTGGTGGCCTGACGGCGGCCAACTGCACGGTGTCTGTGTGGGAAGGCTTTCAGGCCACGGTGGATAACATCGTCAGCACCCGCCAGCTGATGGCAGAGAGCAGTGATCTGGTGCGGCCTGTCCACACCACGGCCGATATTCTGCGCGCCAAGGAAGAAGGCAAGACGGGCATTATCTTTGGCTTCCAGAATGCCCATGCCTTTGAAGACCAGATCGGCTATGTGGATATCTTCAAGCAGCTTGGCGTTGGCATCGTGCAGATGTGCTACAACACCCAGAACCTGGTTGGCACTGGTTGCTATGAGCGCGACGGCGGGCTTTCCGGCTTTGGGCGCGAGATTGTCGCTGAAATGAACCGCGTCGGCATGATGTGTGATCTTTCCCACGTGGGAAGCAAGACATCCGAAGAAGTGATTCTCGAATCGCAAAAGCCGGTGTGCTATTCCCACTGCCTGCCCTCCGGCCTCAAGGAGCACCCACGCAACAAGTCTGACGAAGAGCTCAGGTTCATTGCTGACCACGGCGGCTTTGTCGGTGTCACCATGTTCACGCCCTTCCTGCGCGCGGGTGTCAACGCCACTGTGGATGACTACGTAGAAGCGATTGATTACGTCATGAATATTGTCGGTGAGGATGCCATCGGTATCGGCACGGACTTTACCCAGGGGCATGATCAGGCGTTCTTTGAATGGCTGACCCATGACAAGGGCTATGCCCGCCGTCTGACCAGCTTCGGTGAAATCATCAATCCCAAGGGTATCCGCACCATTGGCGAGTTCCCCAACCTGACGGAAGCACTGCTGAAGCACGGTTTCAGCGAATCCCAGGTGCGCAAGATCATGGGCGATAACTGGGTGCGTATTCTCAAGGACGTATGGGGCGAGTAAGCCATCTGACGTTCTAGCAAACCAATAATAACGCTACAAGGAACACCACCGTGACCAAGACCGCCCCCGAACTGCCCATTGAAGTGGATAGCGAAACCGGTGTCTGGACAACCGATGCGCTGCCCATGCTGTACGTACCACGTCATTTTTTTATCAACAACCATATGGCGGTAGAGGACGCCCTGGGCGCTGAAAAGTATGCCGAGATTCTCTACCACGCCGGTTACAAAAGCGCCTGGCACTGGTGCGAAAAAGAAGCCGAACTGCATGGGTTAAGCGGCATCGAGGTGTTTGAACATTACATGCTGAGGCTTTCCCAGCGTGGCTGGGGCCGGTTTATTACCGAACAGATCGACCTGTCGGCAGGCACTGCCAAGGTGCGCCTGGAGCACAGCGCCTTTGTCTATCAGCTGGGCAAAACCGGCCGCAAGGTGGAATACATGTTCACCGGCTGGTTTGCCGGTGCCATGGACCAGATTCTGGAAGCGTCCGGCAGTGATCTGCGCACCGTCGCCGAGCAGACCCAGAGTGGCGCCGAACCAGGCTGCGACGTGGGTTACTTTGAAGTCACTCCGCGTTCGCAATCCACGCTTTAAAGGAGACAATAACGATGGCATTCGAGGCAATCTTCCAGCCGATCGAGATTGGCAAACTCACTATCCGTAACCGGGTTGTCAGCACAGCTCATGCAGAAGTGCATGCCACGGATGGCGGCATGACCACCGAGCGTTACGTCAGGTACTACGAGGAAAAGGCCAAGGGTGGGTGTGGTCTGTGTATCTGCGGCGGTTCATCGGTTGTCTCGATTGATAGCCCTCAGGGCTGGTGGAGTTCGGTCAACCTGTCGACTGACCGGATCATTCCCCATTTTCAGAATCTGGCCGATGCCGTACACAAGCATGGCGGCAAGATCATGATCCAGATTACCCATATGGGTCGGCGTTCGCGCTGGGACGGTTTCGACTGGCCGACCCTGGTGTCGCCCTCCGGCATTCGTGAGCCGGTTCACCGCTCCACCTGCAAGACTATTGAAGAAGAAGAAATCTGGCGGATTGTCGGTGACTTCGCCCAGGCCGCCCGGCGGGCCAAGGAAGGCGGCCTGGATGGCGTTGAGCTGTCTGCCGTGCATCAGCATCTGATCGACCAGTTCTGGAGCCCACGGGTCAACAAGCGCACCGACCAGTGGGGCGGCAGCTTTGAGAACCGCATGCGCTTTGGCATGGAGGTGCTCAAGGCCGTACGTGCGGAAGTCGGTGACGACTTTGTGGTGGGCATGCGTATCTGTGGCGATGAATTCCATCCGGACGGCCTGAACCAGGATGACATGAAGCAGATCGCTGCCTATTACGATGCCACCGGCAAAGTGGATTTCTTTGGTGTTGTGGGCTCCGGCTGCGATACCCATAACACCCTGGCCAACGTCATTCCCAATATGAGCTACCCGCCGGAGCCTTTCCTGCATCTGGCGGCGGGCATCAAGGAAGTGGTCAGCGTACCGGTGATTCACGCCCAGAATATCAAGGACCCCAACCAGGCCCAGCGCATTCTCGAAGGTGGCTATGTGGATCTGGTCGGTATGACTCGGGCGCATATTGCCGACCCGCACCTGATCGCCAAGATCAAGATGAACCAGGTTGATCAAATCAAGCAGTGTGTGGGGGCCAACTACTGCATCGACCGCCAGTACCAGGGGCTGGATGTGCTGTGTATCCAGAACGCGGCGACGTCGCGGGAATATATGGGCCTGCCGCATATCATCGAAAAATCCACAGGGCCAAAGCGCAAGGTTGTGGTGGTCGGCGGGGGGCCGGGCGGGATGGAAGCGGCTCGCGTGGCCGCCGAGCGTGGCCACGATGTGGTGCTGTATGAAGCTGGGGCAGAGCTTGGCGGGCAGATCACCATTGCCGCCCAGGCACCTCAGCGCGACCAGATTGCCGGTATTACCCGCTGGTACCAGCTGGAGCTGGCGCGTCTGAAAGTCGATGTGCGCCTTAATACCCGCGCTGACGCTGCGGAACTTAGCGCCATGCAGGCGGATGTTGTGGTGCTCGCCACCGGTGGCCAGCCGTTTCTGGAGCAGACC from Halomonas sp. CH40 includes these protein-coding regions:
- a CDS encoding L-serine ammonia-lyase, with product MSISVFDLFKIGVGPSSSHTVGPMRAAFDFLAELRVQQVLPQVARVEVQLYGSLSATGIGHGTDRAVIMGLMGERPDEIDPNVISPRIETLLETQTLLLDNRLAIAFDWLRDMQLHDECLPHHPNAMRLIAHGAKGELHRNTYYSVGGGFVVDEAQAREGVLDSDTTVLPYDFNSAAELMALCQQHGLSISELMLENEKAWRGEAQVRAGLWDIWRAMQNCVEAGLQSTESILPGGLNVRRRAASLHRRLEIFEDNPSLITSTFSAMDWVNVFALAVNEENAAGGRMVTAPTNGAAGIIPAVLHYYMKFQPDACERNVVDFLLAAGAVGILCKKNASISGAEVGCQGEVGSACAMAAAGLAEVMGGSVGQVENAAEIGLEHNLGLTCDPVGGLVQVPCIERNAIASVKAINAAQMALRGDGEHFISLDKAIRTMRDTGRDMQDKYKETSKGGLAVNAIEC
- a CDS encoding GlxA family transcriptional regulator, with amino-acid sequence MTTNKERACAPAVQTIGFLLLDNFTLISLASAIEPLRMANQLAGRELYRWFTISLDGTTVSASDGLKTVPDASTSTPLALDMVIVCGGVGPSRSVQREHLNWLQSQARASRRLGAVCTGSWALAKAGLLDGYETSVHWECLAAMQEAFPRVALSTRLFTIDRDRATASGGAAPLDMMLNLIGRDHGRELSAGISEMFICERVRGEQDLQRVPLKHVLGTTQPKLLEIVALMEANLEEPIGLDELAQYVSVSRRQLERLFQKYLHCSPSRYYLKLRLTRARQLLKQTSMPIIEVATACGFVSTPHFSKCYREFFGIPPRDERLGINGRAPAKSVMEMAALDSARHDEPTSPVSSAVLALAQAQGEPTYASVRLL
- a CDS encoding dipeptidase, translated to MTSRELHDDSIIIDGLVIAKWNRELLEDMRRGGLTAANCTVSVWEGFQATVDNIVSTRQLMAESSDLVRPVHTTADILRAKEEGKTGIIFGFQNAHAFEDQIGYVDIFKQLGVGIVQMCYNTQNLVGTGCYERDGGLSGFGREIVAEMNRVGMMCDLSHVGSKTSEEVILESQKPVCYSHCLPSGLKEHPRNKSDEELRFIADHGGFVGVTMFTPFLRAGVNATVDDYVEAIDYVMNIVGEDAIGIGTDFTQGHDQAFFEWLTHDKGYARRLTSFGEIINPKGIRTIGEFPNLTEALLKHGFSESQVRKIMGDNWVRILKDVWGE
- a CDS encoding DUF5943 domain-containing protein; this translates as MTKTAPELPIEVDSETGVWTTDALPMLYVPRHFFINNHMAVEDALGAEKYAEILYHAGYKSAWHWCEKEAELHGLSGIEVFEHYMLRLSQRGWGRFITEQIDLSAGTAKVRLEHSAFVYQLGKTGRKVEYMFTGWFAGAMDQILEASGSDLRTVAEQTQSGAEPGCDVGYFEVTPRSQSTL
- the dgcA gene encoding dimethylglycine demethylation protein DgcA encodes the protein MAFEAIFQPIEIGKLTIRNRVVSTAHAEVHATDGGMTTERYVRYYEEKAKGGCGLCICGGSSVVSIDSPQGWWSSVNLSTDRIIPHFQNLADAVHKHGGKIMIQITHMGRRSRWDGFDWPTLVSPSGIREPVHRSTCKTIEEEEIWRIVGDFAQAARRAKEGGLDGVELSAVHQHLIDQFWSPRVNKRTDQWGGSFENRMRFGMEVLKAVRAEVGDDFVVGMRICGDEFHPDGLNQDDMKQIAAYYDATGKVDFFGVVGSGCDTHNTLANVIPNMSYPPEPFLHLAAGIKEVVSVPVIHAQNIKDPNQAQRILEGGYVDLVGMTRAHIADPHLIAKIKMNQVDQIKQCVGANYCIDRQYQGLDVLCIQNAATSREYMGLPHIIEKSTGPKRKVVVVGGGPGGMEAARVAAERGHDVVLYEAGAELGGQITIAAQAPQRDQIAGITRWYQLELARLKVDVRLNTRADAAELSAMQADVVVLATGGQPFLEQTLEWGYSPVAEDSLVVSSWDILSGKVAPGNNVLIYDTICEFAGVSAADFLADKGAKVEIVTDDIKPGAAVGGTTFPTYYRSLYEKEVIMTSDMMLHKVYREGDQLVAVLENEYTGQQEERVVDQVVVENGVRPDEALYYALKEQARNHGQLDLEALYAAQAQPCLSSESEGFLLFRLGDCTAPRNIHAAIYDALRICKDF